The Drosophila innubila isolate TH190305 chromosome 2L unlocalized genomic scaffold, UK_Dinn_1.0 4_B_2L, whole genome shotgun sequence genome segment AAGCTATCTAAATCTCCAACGAACCCGGAGGGAAGAGCGATTTCCATGACAGCCATGTTGGAGTCCTTGGTTGGATCGTTCGATTCTAGGGGCACGTATTCGGCACAGATCTCAAGAGTCAGCTGCTGCAGGGGAGTGTCCTTCACAGTGGGCGTTACCTTGAAGCTGGGCTTCTTGTCCTTCTCAGCCAGATTGTAGCGATACGACAGTTGAACCATTGCCGATCCTTGACCCTTGGCGGTAAAATCGATCTTTTGTGTTGTCTTTGGCAGTACGTGACTCTGCAGGACCAATGAGTTGTCAGGTTTCACTTGAATGGTGTCCTTGTTGTCATTGCCAGCGCCATCGGAGGATGTAAAGTCAATGTCGATGTTTCCAGTGCCAGAACCCGTCTTAAAGGCGAACTTGGTCAAGGCTTGCAGACCGATGACCGTATCCTGTGTGGAGGAGAAGCCACCGTTGCTATTACGCTGGGCAATCAACCACTTGATGATCGGCAGCGATGCCTCGGCAGATTCCTCCTCCAGGAGTGCCATCAGCACATAAGATGTAATCTCAACATCATTACTACGTGGATGCCAGTAGACTGAACGATCCGATTCACTGGACGGCGAATTTGCCTTGGACCACCAGGTGCGACCATCTTCCTGCTTGGCAAGACTCTGCAGTTTGGCCAACACCTTCTTGGCCTGTGGATGCTTGGCCAACTGCagagcaacagctgcaatcGACATGGAATATTGATCGTCTGTTTTATCCACCTCCTCGGCCACATATTGTAGAGCCTTGTCGATGTTTTCCTTGTATTTCGATATTACTTcctgtaaataaaaacttttgattAAATTCTGATTAAATGAACTCGATCTACAACTTACCTCATTTTCAAAGAACGCAATCAGCACAAAGGATGTAAGACCAAGAGCATTGTGATTGGCATTATCAAAGAGTTTTCCCACCTCGGGAAATTCGCCATTTTCCTTCTGCTTGGAGGCCAGGAAATCGAGGCCCTCCATTATTATCTTAGGATCGACATTTGTGTATTTTGCAGCTTGATGGAAGGACCTTACAACGTAGGCAGTCAACCAAGTGCTGCCGGAGGGATCCGATTTACCAAAGGCACTGTAGGAGCCATCGTCATGTTTATAGGTCAATTCACGCTGATAACCAACTTCGAGGAACTTCTTGGCTCTCGACACCACACTGGGCATCTTGCGGTTAGTCACCTCCAAATATTTGACCACCAAAATATTTGGCACAAAATTGACCATGTTCTGTTCACCACAACCGTAGGGCATGCGCACCAGATTGTCCAGATTCTTGATTGTGGGTCCCAGAAGATCACCAACCACAGAGAACTCGATAAAACCAGAATCGGGCACCGCTTCGGCCGGAATATCCACCTTCAGTTCTTGACTGAATTCGATCTGATTCTGAagattgatgaaaacagctcTGTTCTCGAATTTCGTAACACCCTCGGGTTCGACCTTCAACTTTTGATGAATCGTATCTCCCGCCAACGGCGATGTGGCTGTAATCTTCAAAGTTAAGGACCCCACCTTCTTGGGGCGTATCATAAAGGAGACACTCTTTCCATTATTCGATGGAACGGTAATCCTTTTAACTCGCTGTATTTCATCTATGGACTTTTCCTCAACTTCATTGGTGGCTTCGGTGAATTCAAACTCCTTGTCTGCGTTATCCATGGTTACTTCAGCCTCCAGCGTCTTGTCCAAGTAGTTGAAGATAATAACGGGCACGGCAATGACCTCacctttaaaaattaagtgtgTTAAGCTCTAGAGAGtctgaaaaatttaatgaaaacttaCCTCGCTTCACCGAATAAGGCAGATTGGTGGAAACGAAGAAGGGCTGAAATACCCGAATCTTGCTTGGATTTTCTGTTAGGGCCAAGCCCTTATTGGGACTCAAAGAGAATCCAGTCACAACCCATGAAGTTATGGTATCGGGTATCTTTCTCGTCAAAGTAAATTCTCCGGAGTCAGCACTATTTCGGAATAATTAGATATAACTATTAGATTTCTCGTCAGTTGAGTTCAACGTTAACATTTAACTACAGATAGACACAAGCACAAGTATCAATGAGTTCTATGTACATGATGAATCCAATACCAACATAAAttaccactatatcataccaTAAATAAGCAAGCAATCTTGAATAAGAGGACAAGTACGATTACTGGGTTTTATCATTCATTTgagaatattataaattttgtgtaCATTTTTGTAAGGTTTCCATCAAAAATCCAAGATTCGATAAATATTTCACGTATTCCAGAGCCGAAAATCGCtgaatactcgtatttgtCCTCATCGGCTGAGTTTTCAGATTCAAATGGTTTTTGTGTTGTCTTTCGTGTTTTGTTGGGATTCAGCCTTTCCCCACTGACTTTCATAATGGGAACTATACCCGTTTCcagttttttaatgttatttacttaaaatgtttaaataatttagaaagATTAGTGCGTTAGTTATTAGTAGCAAGTcgtacatttatttaagaactaGTACTAGATTAATAAAAGTGCATTTCAttccattaaataaatttaaatttagcctTCATCCAGAACACATCATTTGAAttggatatttaaaaatagcattAATTACGTATTGTTGTTAAGAAATATCCAAGTCTCTGGAAATTCCTTACGAATTTGAGGGATGACGGCGAGAAAACCAAACGATCCCGATATTGATGGAGGAAGAGGAATCGGAGGTAAAGGACCTGTAGACCCCGATATCGACGTCAATTGAGGACTAGGAAAACGCGATACATATCTAATATCCACGAGCCCATCTAATCACAAATAATGTGTTTAAAtaagcaaagaaaaagaattgattttcatatgcaataaacatatataatgCTCTAATATCCCTAGAAATCATCCTATGATGTATTATATACATTGTATATTTCAAACTCCATTCCAACGTACCAGTTAACTTTACACAGAAATTAAGAATAGTAGAAGAAATGAATGATTCAAATAGGAGCTAAGgtagaaaaaagaaaaggaagaaaaacTTGTAGTTACCcacaaaattaatacaatctaattcatactcgtatttatcGACATGATCAAATATCCAGCTTTCGGGAAACTCTTTACGAATTTGCAAATCTGGGACAGATTCGATAATATCTCTGTTAAGAATTCCAAAACTATCTAGTTGAAATTCGAGTTGAATTAACGGATCTGCataaagagttttaaaaataattagttataTAGTATTAGATATTCCtgtactttaaatttgtgatTCGAGTCACTGAGCTCTCTAGTATCAAATTTGAAGCTAATGAGTACAACTTGCACAAAACGAATTAAGGTATCGGTaggaaaaatttcattataataaGTTGACCCTTACAATTCATATTAggaatttattattcaaactTATTCTATACCACATTTGTGTACGAGTGGTTCTCGtgtttgtattattttctACACTTATTCCATAGGCCATTATCACAGTTAGTTCCCAAAATACACAATTcactcataaaaaatatatacattcacAATTACATAGTTTTGTCAACAAATATCCAAGTTTCGGGAAACTCTTTACGAACTTGAGGGACTGGAGCTCGAGCAAACTTAGGGGCAAAAGAAGGAGCAGGGCCTGCACTTGGATATGCCATCGAAAACTGCATACGGCTCTCGATAAACGTTGTCGATCCCCCTCCACCCCACATTAGTCTTTTTCGACCTATAGATAGTAATGAATAAAGATATAATACATTAATCCCATCGAGCTACGGATAATAAAGACAAATAATATGGAATTAAATTTGACCAAAATAAAGTATAGCTATCGACAAGAATTAGTTGTGCATAGCCAGGAGGAAGGTGAAATTTTAGTTATAATCTGAACCTTGAGATCATTATAATCGGCTGTACTATAACGCAAATAGTATAAAATGCCTGtgccaataataaataacaataacaccTTGAACTATCCAAAGCACTTCCTAAAGCTCGATCGAACTTTTCCCCATCGAAAAATACTTATGTAAAGAATACAGCATTAGGGAAACTCTTTATGAGTAAACTCTTTTTGGATAGAGCAGATAATTTCTCTGTTAAGAAATCTAAGACTATCTTGTTGAAGTTCGACTTAAAAAGCTATATTCAAATGTGCTAGTTTTTAATGGAGTCACAGAGCtctctatttttaattttacaactaTTTAATACAACTTCCACAATACGAATTAAGTTATCTGTATGACaaatttcattacaattaattttcaaacttaTTCTATACCACATTCGGGATACGAATggttctcttatttttttttttattattttcgacacTTATTCCATAGGGCTTTATTACAGTTAGTTCCCAAAAGCAatacattcataaaaataaatataagcattCTAAATTACATCGTATTGTCAACAAATATCCATGCCTCGGGAAACTCTTTACGTATTTGAGAGACTGGAGCTCGAGCGAAATTAGGGGCAGAGCCTGGACTTGGATATGCCATCATATACTGGGCATTTCCCGCTCCAACCATTAAATAATCGTACATTTGCGGTCCCCCTCCACCCCACCTTGGAAAATATCGAACTAGAGATAGTAATGAATGTTATATATAATCACAAGGAGCTATAGATGATAAAGATTAAGATTATAAGCGAATTGAATTTGCCGACAATAACGTGAAACTGTATAAAAAGATTAGTTGTGCAAATTCTAGAGTAAAGAACAATTTCCAGTACAATTTAATGGGATCTGTTTTTTGGGATCATTTTAATTGCTGGCAATATAATTGGAATGGATTAAAATGTCAGTGACAAAATCGTATAGCAACAAAACCTTGACTATCCAAGTCATTTACTAAAGATCTTTTTACTTGTCCTTCtcgaaatattcaaaaatccAGCTTTCGGGAAATTCTTTACGTATATGAATATTTTGGTTAGAGCTGATGTTATCTCCATCTGCAATATTAGAGAGGGTTGTTTCTTCCGAGACTAGAAGATTTTCTGTTGCAGGAATAGTAAAGTCATAGAATGTATCTGTACaaagaatataatttataatacaaattatgaatCATTATCCTTGCGCCCAGAAGATTAACAATCGTAACAAAATTTAGAGTTGGAATTCAACAAGAATGAGATGTAGAGTACTATATTTTTCAGAACAATATAATCAGTGGAATTATAATGCTAATAGTTTAAAGTAAAAGTGCCAATGATTAGTAACAATAAAAACTCGAACTACACAAAGAATTAACTAAAGGTTATTAATTGTCTATATGTGTCGGAAAATGTCGAGGTTCAATTCTTTGACTGATGTAAGACAGAACTTGTCGAATAAATTCTTCATTTACTTAGAATGTatgaatatacaaataatataacatttttaggataaataaaataaatacagtcACGTTGAGAATTCACTGATACCCCCTTAACacactaaacaattttatattagttGGTTTCAACGCGTATTCCAGTAAGCTTTAGTATCTTAATACAGTTAGTTGTTAACCAAAAAGCCCTTAATTTCATTGATAAAATAGAATGTATTCGGAATTACGTAGTATTGTCAAGATATATCCATGTTTCTGAAAAGTCTTTTCGAACTTGAGGAACGGCTGTAGATATAGGAAATCCTGTCGCAGATATTATTGGTGGGCCCGGTGCAGCCAATGAATACAGCACAATCCCGCTACCAAATAAAGGAAGTGCTGCATCGTGATAATATATATAACCTAAACAAAAGTGATTCGTTTTAGTACTCAACACGCATAGTTTAATTGATCGGCAGATGATTAACAGATGAGTTTCCATGTTCCCAAGTTTGTCTGTCCGTATCTATATAATGTTCCTTCGTCATTTTCTttctatatgtacatatattatatttaacgaTCATTTTTTGTGCAGTTAGTTGTtaacacaaattttttgttttcatacgGTAAAATTATAGAATTATCGTAATTACACATAGTTGTTACTAAATATCCAAGTTTCCGGAAATTCAGTTCGAGTCTTGGAAATAGCTCCAGGAACATACATTGGAGTATAAACTCCTGCCCTATGGTGAAATCGTATGTTTGATATTTGactaatattcattttttctttaaatactAAGTCTTTAAAGTCTCGGATATATATGTCTCGGATACCTGAATGCAAggaaaaaaatgatttcaataatattctattaaaataatcttgTAATTTATACAATCAATAAAGTATGCATTAAAAAGAACGCAACTGACTCGAATTTTTCTCAAtgaaatattatgaaaattaatatttgatgcATTAGCTTTGACGATAAGACAGTTAGTTGTTAGCCCAAAAGCATTCGATCTTATGTGGAAAAGTTGAGTATACAGAATTACGTTTTATTGCAAACAAATATCCATGTTTCCGGAAATTCTCTACGAACTTGCGGAACAACTGCTTGAACAACTGCAGGAGCAGACAGGAGCATCGGCATTCCTACACCACGTCGCATATTAGGCAATGAAGAAGCGTAAGAGCTTACAGGTCTTCTATTAAATATCCGTGAGTTTGGTCTATTCCGAGGATAATAAATGCGCCTGAAAATACCTGCCCCGTAATATAGTCGTTATCCTATCTAAAGCCGTGTCACAGAGTTTAATCAAAGCCTATTACCACGAAAACCTCTCCTATGTAATACAAGTAAGTGGTTTTAGTAATCATAACAATAAAGATAATTAGAGCACCCCAATAACAATGATAAGGAAACGGAAACTATACTAGCCATTTAATGAATTTACGTAACACAAGTCGTACTTTTTAGCGTTATAAAATATCCAGGTTTCAGGAAACTCCTCCCGAGTTTTTATGTCCTGCTCAAAAGCAATTACTTCTGAATGTGAGAAATAATCTCTAAACATGTATGACACGTAGGGAAGTTTATCTGGATAAGAATACAGCCGAACATAGTTAAGTTAGTCCTGAAAGACTGATGGGAAAATACCTTAACCTTAGTTTACCGAAATCTGGAGTATTTCTAATAGTATAGTACTACAAATTTGTCAGTGCGATCTCAAGCTATTGTGTTACTTGTATAATACTTGATTAATATGTGAGCACCATGCGTAAGGTTATCCAGGCAGCAACCCACCTCATTTTGGAAGATTGCCATATCCAGATCTCAGCGAAATTTTCACgtattaatttaactttttctgTCGCATCTGAATTTACGTGTAATTCGCTATCACTATCAAATGCGATAGCATCTTCTTCAAATTCATCTTCTTGGGATATGGGAAAGCCATCGACCTCATCGTCAGAAGAACGCGTTGctaaaatttgtataccaACAAATGTGTTCAGTCGAACCACAAATCTAACTTTGAACCCAATAGAAACCCGTATCTCGTATACTATTTATACTCTTTCTTCATttgaacaattattttataaatttcgcCAAAATTACTTTGGATCATATTAACTTACCGAAATTATAAGGATAATCGGCGTTTGTGAGTGTCACCAAGCCGGAAGAATCTCCTGGATAGCGACCATATCCCTGCTGCCAGGGTGTGGATGTCTTGTACTTGTTAAGACTGTTAAAGACATCATCGCGGGATAAATCGTTGCCAGACTTTAGCAATAGAACACTCTGATCGACGCCAAGCAAACCCACATACGAATCGGGATCGGTTTTCACCTGGATGTTAACGTCTTGACTTGGTTTTGCCTCCAAAGGAGCAGAGATTTCAATCTGTGGTGTAAAGATCAAATTTATAACCTATTTTTCAATGAACTTTCATCGACTTACTGAGTTTTCGAAatctttttcaaaattaagcgTCCGCTCCTGGAAACGTAATTCGTTGTTGACGACATAGTACACATAAATCGAGGCCTGTGGCACCATCTCAAAGGTCGGGTTAAACTTAATGGTATGGCTCTTGCGATTCTCGGGAACTTCAACATACTCGGATTTCACAATATTTCCACGCGCGACGATCGTGTAGATGAAGTAAGGAATTGGTTCGTTTGATTTCACATCAATGGAAATACTATTTCCCAATTTGGGCCTGTAAAATGAATGAGTTAgaagaaattgttatttaaatgttgattatttattatgattactTGTTCTATGAACCATAAGCAAAAGTAACGActacttgaccaactgtatataataataattatgttttgCAGCAAAACTTACATTTTGGTGTTCACTTCGATCTTCAAAGGGTCATTTGACTCGATAGCTGGTTGGAATTTGTTTAAGGAACCCAGTTGAGAGGTGGCATCCGCGTAGGATCCCTTAACACTGAAGAACCGATCCGTACTAACGGGTAGAGTAATATTGAATGTGGCAATACCATGCTCATCCAAGAGCGCTTCAAACACATGTGACTCGTTGTCTGGATCGGATTGAATAGTTCTATCAAAGTGAAAGTATCTGTGAGATGGCTCCAATGTTAGTTTTGCCTTCTTGGTTGCATCTCGCACAGGTGAGCCATCCAAGTTCTTTACTACAACCTGATAGACAAACGATTTTCCCGGATGATAACTGATGCTATTATCGATAGCTTCCAGTCTGTAGCGTTGGGAGTGCAGATTGACAGTAGTGGATGCGTTCTGTTTATTGCCCGTCAGTTCTTCAGTCACTTCAGCAAAGACTTTGAGAGGTGGGTTATATGCGGACTGCAATTCCATATCGGAAAGTGTGAATTCAACATGTCCCTTGCCATCGACATCGACTGTTTTCGTCTGCTCAAGAGAATTGCCACTTGGAGAGTAGTAACTATAGTTGGGTGAAATGGAAACAGTTGCCTTGCCCTTCACCGGTTTTCCATATGTGTACTTGGCCCGAATTGTGGCCTTAAGGACACCATCCTGTTTGGCAATATCTTTGGCGGATTCTACGACCACTTGAAATTTGGGCAGCACGTATTTGGCTACCTCAAAGGATTTTGTCTCGGATCCATCATCGGCAATACTGACAGCGATATTCCACATTCCCAGCATTGGTTGTTCCGATAACTGAAGTTCTCCGGCGAAGACGCCCTTGGTTAGTTTAACGTCCAGCAATTGCTTAATACGATTCTGGGCCCCATCACTGATAACAATCGTTATTGGCTTATCGATAACAGCCGGTCGTGTATTTGCATCCAGAATAAGCACTCGGTATTGAACAAGATCCGATGGCTTGTAGGTCGCCTTATCGGTTTGTATGAAAATCGATGGCTTGTTATCGGCATAGTTTAATTTCGTTGAATTCTCAAAGATAACGCCCTCAATACCGGCCGCTGTCAGATTGTAATCGCCACTTGATAATTTCGGCACATCGAATTCAACATTCACCGTCGATTTGGGCTCAACATCCACTTGTTTTGTCTCATTGTAGGATGGTCCAGTAATGCCCACTTTAATGATGCTCTTTACTTCGCCTTTATGCACAGAAACTGCCACATTATACTTATAGTTGGAGCGTATAGTGCCAGGTCCGATTACCGTATACAAActgcaatatttatatattatttaaaatatttatttgtcattgTTTTTACTGCCACTAcaagttaattttatatttgttagaCATTAGTTCAATGTTGattacaattgaaaataaaataaatattataacaaatataaagtACAGATTTAAGAATAATCCTATTCAtcaattgttcattttgttttgtttttggttcaCACTAATTAAAGTTTACGAACAACAGAAACCGGATTTTGAATGCCTATCAATAACTAAGCATCTATCAGAATCTATATAAACTTAATGAAGCTTTTATGTATTATGTGTTAATTCTGACGATCATCcatcattttatattattcgtACTCTGTGAACACTCAATTAATTTACCAATTGCATAACAAAGATATTTAATTATCGTAGCGTTAATGAAGCCATTTTTAACCACATTAAAAGAACAGAGAAGAGGGGTGCGAGTATTGCCTGAATTGTGGGCATTCAGTCAGGCATAATAAAGAGGTTTTTAATGTATCTTTAAAACATGTCAAGAGATAACGTTAACGTAACATTGAAGATGTATCTTTATAGATTGACAATGCATGCATACACTTTTCGGTTTATTACTATTCGACCGgtttcgaaaaaaaagaaagaaaagcaaaaacaaaaataataaaaagaaatgtttatCTTTCATTGTCTCATTTCTGATGTCTCAATTCGTGAGGAGCCCCTTATCTCTCAGTCTAGCGACACGTATACACGTATATGCGCACATACATTGGTGCACAGCATCTTGCttataacttaatttattctgagtataaataaattagatgATCCTTAGTTGAACTTTCTTATATATTACACTCATTTGTTTAGTTGCATATACCTATTGTTGATAATCATGGTCAGCCTAAGCTCGAATTTATGTACTTACCCAGTGGCATTTATGAACAGCCCCAATTGAAgaatacaaaagcaaattgttaaattacgCGACATATTCGCGTTTAgttttgcaaattgcaattaaaaatgctaaTCCGTTTGTTTTGCGCAACGGGCTTTCGGGAAAACACGGACACGCGACcgaaatatatgcaaaaaaaattaaaaaggaagGTACTTTTGAATACTATTTACAAAAGTGTCTATGATTCACAgtacacacgcatacacagcacaataaaaaatcattttggGTTTTCTGAACAACCACAAGATACGTTTTGATCCGAATCGATCGACGTTCGGATCCACAATGAGCTTGTCTCGATGCGAAGCGTGCTTTAAGTACGATTTTGAGTCTCTCACGAGCACCAATCGGTTAAACGGTTAGCATTGTCAACAAGCAAATACACACATGTGCAATTCCGAGTAGTTCTTTCTGAGGAATTCCCCGCTGTTAATTGCGTAGCTTCGATGCCTCGGCACATGCCGAACGATCTTCTGTTTGCTCGACGTCATTGATGATAGAGTTCCAACAGAGAGaactttatttgtttacaCTTTCTGTTTGATTTCGACCGACTCTAATGAGTCGAGCTATACGTGTTAGGGAAGTCTAGTGCTCAAGCCTCGATGCAGGAGAATCTTTTGAATATCTTTTTTGTTGAATAACTAATCAATTAATGACATATTTATAGGACTTTTAATCTTGAAAGTAAACACACGTCaaggataaataaaataacactttcttaatttattattcttaaatatgaATACGAAGCTgccagttttttaaattaataaaattacttatataatttaaatgaaaagctagcgtaaaaaataaaaaggtggatgtttttcatgttttaaattttaaaccaaCCTCTTTATAGTCTGAGATATCAGTCTCTGTAAAAAGAACAAAGCCAACATCGGAGGGGTATTCAGTTATGAAGGAACCAATTATATACTATCGGGTCGGTATTCTAAGtgttattttcatataatcCTTGTTCTAATGTAATTacactttaaattataaaaagttaagttaagttaagttatTCCCTCCGGTAATGACATTGCCTTTCTACCCAAAGTCTGACCCAATCAGTGTAAATGAACCGATTCCCTAATCTGTTCACTgatgtaaaaaattaagtcactgacccaaaacaaataatgaacttaataatatatatttaaataagttttttttattaaataaatggagaaaatataattacttGTTATCTAAGTCAAAAGCTTCATTATTTGTCTAACCGTTTGCGAATTGAAACTGCTTACCAAAGACAAGAACCACAAGGCGAAAGCTGTGCCCACGCTAAAGCTTAAGCTTTGCTTTTACCGGTTAAGCGGGCATCTTAAAATGCGAgcaatgcaaaagcaaaatgcTGGCAGAAAAATCAGTTGAATGCGAGCTTACAAACGGGCAACAGCGCGAATCGCAAAACAGGTGGACGCGCTTCAAATCGAAAGTGAAATACAAAAACGTGAGCAAAACGCTCCAAAAACGCGTCAGTATTAAGTTGGCGCAATCGTTTGGTGCTCGTTGAACAAGTgaagcaacaataaaatacaaaacaaaaaaaaacaagccaaTACGAGCTTTAAGCCAAGTTATTGGTGCAGAGTGCAAAGCAAGCTGTGCGGTCAATCGCGAGAGCTAAACTGGCGTCTCAACCCACACGAAAAGGCTAAAAGCCAACGAAAATTCAACTTGTAAATTATGTGTGCTgacaatatacaaaataatttggcTATTTAATTGAGAAACGTGTTTCtactttattcaaaaaa includes the following:
- the LOC117794465 gene encoding CD109 antigen isoform X10, which codes for MSRNLTICFCILQLGLFINATGLYTVIGPGTIRSNYKYNVAVSVHKGEVKSIIKVGITGPSYNETKQVDVEPKSTVNVEFDVPKLSSGDYNLTAAGIEGVIFENSTKLNYADNKPSIFIQTDKATYKPSDLVQYRVLILDANTRPAVIDKPITIVISDGAQNRIKQLLDVKLTKGVFAGELQLSEQPMLGMWNIAVSIADDGSETKSFEVAKYVLPKFQVVVESAKDIAKQDGVLKATIRAKYTYGKPVKGKATVSISPNYSYYSPSGNSLEQTKTVDVDGKGHVEFTLSDMELQSAYNPPLKVFAEVTEELTGNKQNASTTVNLHSQRYRLEAIDNSISYHPGKSFVYQVVVKNLDGSPVRDATKKAKLTLEPSHRYFHFDRTIQSDPDNESHVFEALLDEHGIATFNITLPVSTDRFFSVKGSYADATSQLGSLNKFQPAIESNDPLKIEVNTKMPKLGNSISIDVKSNEPIPYFIYTIVARGNIVKSEYVEVPENRKSHTIKFNPTFEMVPQASIYVYYVVNNELRFQERTLNFEKDFENSIEISAPLEAKPSQDVNIQVKTDPDSYVGLLGVDQSVLLLKSGNDLSRDDVFNSLNKYKTSTPWQQGYGRYPGDSSGLVTLTNADYPYNFDPLIQLEFQLDSFGILNRDIIESVPDLQIRKEFPESWIFDHVDKYDADSGEFTLTRKIPDTITSWVVTGFSLSPNKGLALTENPSKIRVFQPFFVSTNLPYSVKRGEVIAVPVIIFNYLDKTLEAEVTMDNADKEFEFTEATNEVEEKSIDEIQRVKRITVPSNNGKSVSFMIRPKKVGSLTLKITATSPLAGDTIHQKLKVEPEGVTKFENRAVFINLQNQIEFSQELKVDIPAEAVPDSGFIEFSVVGDLLGPTIKNLDNLVRMPYGCGEQNMVNFVPNILVVKYLEVTNRKMPSVVSRAKKFLEVGYQRELTYKHDDGSYSAFGKSDPSGSTWLTAYVVRSFHQAAKYTNVDPKIIMEGLDFLASKQKENGEFPEVGKLFDNANHNALGLTSFVLIAFFENEEVISKYKENIDKALQYVAEEVDKTDDQYSMSIAAVALQLAKHPQAKKVLAKLQSLAKQEDGRTWWSKANSPSSESDRSVYWHPRSNDVEITSYVLMALLEEESAEASLPIIKWLIAQRNSNGGFSSTQDTVIGLQALTKFAFKTGSGTGNIDIDFTSSDGAGNDNKDTIQVKPDNSLVLQSHVLPKTTQKIDFTAKGQGSAMVQLSYRYNLAEKDKKPSFKVTPTVKDTPLQQLTLEICAEYVPLESNDPTKDSNMAVMEIALPSGFVGDLDSFGKIESIDRVKRIETKNSDSTVIVYFDSLTPGDVKCLPVEGIRAHSVAKQKPAAVSLYDYYETDRRATEYYQVKSSLCDICEGSDCGEGCKQDK
- the LOC117794465 gene encoding CD109 antigen isoform X5, producing MSRNLTICFCILQLGLFINATGLYTVIGPGTIRSNYKYNVAVSVHKGEVKSIIKVGITGPSYNETKQVDVEPKSTVNVEFDVPKLSSGDYNLTAAGIEGVIFENSTKLNYADNKPSIFIQTDKATYKPSDLVQYRVLILDANTRPAVIDKPITIVISDGAQNRIKQLLDVKLTKGVFAGELQLSEQPMLGMWNIAVSIADDGSETKSFEVAKYVLPKFQVVVESAKDIAKQDGVLKATIRAKYTYGKPVKGKATVSISPNYSYYSPSGNSLEQTKTVDVDGKGHVEFTLSDMELQSAYNPPLKVFAEVTEELTGNKQNASTTVNLHSQRYRLEAIDNSISYHPGKSFVYQVVVKNLDGSPVRDATKKAKLTLEPSHRYFHFDRTIQSDPDNESHVFEALLDEHGIATFNITLPVSTDRFFSVKGSYADATSQLGSLNKFQPAIESNDPLKIEVNTKMPKLGNSISIDVKSNEPIPYFIYTIVARGNIVKSEYVEVPENRKSHTIKFNPTFEMVPQASIYVYYVVNNELRFQERTLNFEKDFENSIEISAPLEAKPSQDVNIQVKTDPDSYVGLLGVDQSVLLLKSGNDLSRDDVFNSLNKYKTSTPWQQGYGRYPGDSSGLVTLTNADYPYNFATRSSDDEVDGFPISQEDEFEEDAIAFDSDSELHVNSDATEKVKLIRENFAEIWIWQSSKMSADSGEFTLTRKIPDTITSWVVTGFSLSPNKGLALTENPSKIRVFQPFFVSTNLPYSVKRGEVIAVPVIIFNYLDKTLEAEVTMDNADKEFEFTEATNEVEEKSIDEIQRVKRITVPSNNGKSVSFMIRPKKVGSLTLKITATSPLAGDTIHQKLKVEPEGVTKFENRAVFINLQNQIEFSQELKVDIPAEAVPDSGFIEFSVVGDLLGPTIKNLDNLVRMPYGCGEQNMVNFVPNILVVKYLEVTNRKMPSVVSRAKKFLEVGYQRELTYKHDDGSYSAFGKSDPSGSTWLTAYVVRSFHQAAKYTNVDPKIIMEGLDFLASKQKENGEFPEVGKLFDNANHNALGLTSFVLIAFFENEEVISKYKENIDKALQYVAEEVDKTDDQYSMSIAAVALQLAKHPQAKKVLAKLQSLAKQEDGRTWWSKANSPSSESDRSVYWHPRSNDVEITSYVLMALLEEESAEASLPIIKWLIAQRNSNGGFSSTQDTVIGLQALTKFAFKTGSGTGNIDIDFTSSDGAGNDNKDTIQVKPDNSLVLQSHVLPKTTQKIDFTAKGQGSAMVQLSYRYNLAEKDKKPSFKVTPTVKDTPLQQLTLEICAEYVPLESNDPTKDSNMAVMEIALPSGFVGDLDSFGKIESIDRVKRIETKNSDSTVIVYFDSLTPGDVKCLPVEGIRAHSVAKQKPAAVSLYDYYETDRRATEYYQVKSSLCDICEGSDCGEGCKQDK